Proteins from a genomic interval of Rhodococcus rhodochrous:
- a CDS encoding nitrate/nitrite transporter has translation MTTFIENESLRDKFARSHKIERWDAEDVEAWEAGGKQVAKRNLIWSVIAEHVGFSVWSIWSVMVLFMPTDVYGIDAAGKFFLVAVPTLVGAILRIPYTVATARFGGRNWTIFSALVLLIPTIGALYLMLNPGHSYTTFMLVAALAGVGGGNFASSMTNINAFYPQRLKGWALGLNAGGGNIGVPAVQLIGLLVIATIGNTEPWIVCAVYLVLCAVAALGAALFMDNLRDQKADLRAMGAALKFRDSWIISFLYIGTFGSFIGFSFAFGQVLQINFLAGGDTPAQAALHAAQIAFIGPLLGSISRPLGGKLADRIGGGKITLYTFVAMALAAAVLIVAGTLDDRTTGAATGGVLTAMVLGFIALFLLSGLGNGSVYKMIPSIFEARAQDLDELDRDEKAAWSRSMSGALIGFAGAIGGLGGVGINLVFRASYGGEAQSATMAFWVFAIFYLVCIAVTWFVFLRRPHTTPASEPSTEAPAPARVAV, from the coding sequence ATGACGACCTTCATCGAAAATGAAAGTCTCAGAGACAAATTCGCACGCAGTCACAAGATCGAGCGGTGGGACGCCGAGGATGTGGAGGCGTGGGAGGCCGGCGGCAAGCAGGTCGCCAAGCGCAACCTGATCTGGTCGGTGATCGCCGAGCACGTCGGCTTCTCCGTCTGGTCGATCTGGTCGGTCATGGTGCTGTTCATGCCCACCGACGTGTACGGCATCGACGCCGCCGGCAAGTTCTTCCTGGTCGCCGTCCCCACGCTCGTCGGCGCGATCCTCCGCATCCCCTACACCGTCGCCACCGCCCGCTTCGGCGGCCGCAACTGGACCATCTTCAGTGCCCTCGTACTGCTGATCCCCACCATCGGGGCGCTGTACCTGATGCTGAACCCGGGTCACTCCTACACCACGTTCATGCTGGTCGCGGCACTTGCCGGCGTCGGTGGTGGCAACTTCGCGTCGTCGATGACCAACATCAACGCCTTCTATCCGCAGCGCCTGAAGGGCTGGGCGCTCGGACTCAACGCCGGTGGCGGAAACATCGGTGTCCCGGCCGTCCAGCTGATCGGCCTGCTCGTCATCGCCACCATCGGCAACACCGAGCCCTGGATCGTCTGCGCGGTCTACCTGGTCCTGTGCGCCGTCGCCGCGCTCGGCGCCGCCCTGTTCATGGACAACCTCCGTGACCAGAAGGCCGACCTGCGGGCCATGGGCGCCGCACTGAAGTTCCGCGACTCGTGGATCATCTCGTTCCTCTACATCGGCACCTTCGGTTCGTTCATCGGCTTCAGCTTCGCCTTCGGTCAGGTCCTGCAGATCAACTTCCTCGCCGGCGGCGACACCCCCGCCCAGGCCGCCCTGCACGCCGCGCAGATCGCCTTCATCGGCCCGCTCCTCGGATCCATCTCCCGTCCGCTCGGCGGAAAGCTCGCCGACCGCATCGGCGGCGGGAAAATCACCCTCTACACCTTCGTCGCGATGGCCCTGGCCGCCGCGGTGCTCATCGTCGCCGGCACCCTCGACGACCGCACCACCGGCGCCGCAACCGGCGGTGTGCTGACCGCCATGGTGCTCGGCTTCATCGCCCTGTTCCTGCTCTCCGGGCTCGGCAACGGCTCGGTCTACAAGATGATCCCGTCCATCTTCGAGGCCCGTGCGCAGGACCTCGACGAACTGGATCGCGACGAGAAGGCCGCCTGGTCGCGCAGCATGTCCGGTGCCCTCATCGGCTTCGCCGGTGCCATCGGTGGACTCGGCGGCGTCGGCATCAACCTGGTCTTCCGCGCCTCCTACGGCGGCGAGGCGCAGTCCGCGACGATGGCCTTCTGGGTCTTCGCGATCTTCTACCTCGTGTGCATCGCGGTGACCTGGTTCGTCTTCCTCCGCCGCCCCCACACCACTCCCGCGAGCGAGCCGTCCACCGAGGCTCCCGCCCCGGCCCGCGTCGCAGTCTGA
- a CDS encoding sirohydrochlorin chelatase, with amino-acid sequence MTGTHTDPALLLVAHGTRNPRGVDMIAALADAVSSRVGPTRVAFVDVLGPSPSEVLRDTDRPTVLVPAFLASGYHVHTDVPREVAAGGNDAVTITPALGPDPALARVLVERLRQAGWVEGDDVVLAAAGSSDPRARRDVHVTARMVSSLVRTPVRVGWIATGEPRVATVVDEVRAGGARRVFVASYLLADGLFHRRLSEVGADGVAAPIGVAEPVVDLVARRYRSAVDALRLAPVGAARHCD; translated from the coding sequence ATGACCGGTACACACACCGACCCGGCATTGCTGCTCGTCGCGCACGGCACCCGCAATCCGCGCGGTGTCGACATGATCGCGGCGCTCGCCGATGCCGTCTCCTCCCGCGTCGGCCCCACCCGTGTCGCCTTCGTCGACGTCCTCGGCCCGTCGCCCTCGGAGGTCCTGCGCGACACCGACCGTCCGACCGTGCTCGTCCCCGCCTTCCTCGCCTCCGGCTATCACGTGCACACCGACGTTCCGCGCGAGGTCGCGGCCGGTGGGAACGACGCGGTGACGATCACCCCCGCGCTCGGTCCCGACCCTGCTCTCGCCCGTGTTCTCGTCGAGCGGTTGCGGCAGGCAGGCTGGGTCGAGGGCGACGACGTCGTGCTTGCGGCAGCCGGCTCCTCCGACCCTCGCGCCCGCCGCGACGTCCACGTGACGGCCCGCATGGTTTCGTCGCTCGTGCGGACCCCGGTGCGGGTCGGGTGGATCGCCACCGGCGAACCGCGGGTCGCGACAGTCGTGGACGAGGTCCGTGCCGGCGGCGCGCGTCGGGTGTTCGTCGCGTCCTATCTTCTCGCCGACGGCCTTTTCCACCGTCGCCTGTCGGAGGTCGGCGCCGACGGCGTCGCCGCGCCGATCGGTGTCGCCGAACCCGTCGTCGACCTCGTGGCCCGGCGCTACCGCTCCGCAGTCGACGCGTTGCGCCTCGCTCCTGTGGGAGCGGCTCGCCACTGCGACTGA
- a CDS encoding TIGR02569 family protein: MSSPEPPQHVCSTFGLRDVEPVPLGPDWDGGFRCGDVVLSRVADHARAAWSAKVRETLTVDGVRLARPVRSTDGRYVVSGWRADTYIVGTSEPRHDEVVSLSLRLHTATAQLERPRFLMQPPVAPWEDVDVFVAADRAAWETVPLRSARAAGAPETVTPDGRKSLDLINQLATFRKPVHLPDQLVHGDLFGTVLFAGRAAPGLTDITPYWRPASWAAAVAVVDALSWGGADEGLIGRWEDLPEWPQMLLRAVIFRLAVHALHPRSTEDAFPGLAHTADLVRFLL, from the coding sequence GTGAGCTCACCCGAACCGCCTCAGCACGTGTGCTCCACATTCGGTCTCCGCGATGTCGAACCGGTCCCGCTCGGGCCCGACTGGGACGGAGGTTTCCGGTGTGGGGACGTCGTGCTGTCCCGAGTCGCCGATCATGCTCGCGCGGCCTGGTCCGCCAAAGTGCGGGAGACCCTGACCGTCGACGGCGTGCGGCTGGCCCGCCCGGTGCGGTCCACCGATGGTCGCTACGTGGTCTCCGGATGGCGCGCCGACACCTACATCGTCGGCACGTCCGAGCCCCGGCACGACGAAGTGGTCTCGCTGTCGCTACGGCTGCACACCGCCACCGCGCAGCTCGAACGTCCCCGTTTCCTCATGCAGCCACCCGTCGCACCCTGGGAGGACGTCGACGTCTTCGTCGCCGCCGACCGCGCGGCCTGGGAGACCGTACCCCTGCGCAGCGCCCGCGCGGCGGGTGCACCCGAGACGGTGACCCCCGACGGCCGTAAGAGCCTCGACCTGATCAACCAGCTCGCGACCTTCCGCAAGCCCGTGCACCTGCCCGACCAGCTCGTCCACGGAGACCTGTTCGGCACCGTCCTGTTCGCCGGCCGCGCAGCGCCCGGGCTGACCGACATCACCCCCTACTGGCGTCCGGCCTCCTGGGCGGCCGCCGTCGCCGTCGTCGACGCACTGTCGTGGGGCGGTGCCGACGAAGGACTCATCGGCCGCTGGGAGGACCTTCCCGAGTGGCCGCAGATGCTGCTGCGCGCGGTGATCTTCCGGCTGGCCGTGCACGCGCTGCACCCGCGCTCGACCGAGGACGCCTTCCCGGGCCTGGCGCACACCGCCGACCTCGTGCGGTTCCTCCTGTAA
- a CDS encoding MGMT family protein produces the protein MVTTDEQIERVRELVASVPAGRVVTYGDIAGAAGLSSARTVGWIMRTDSADLPWHRVVPASGRPAAHLARRQLARLELEGVPISGDRIDLTRARHRFPPDSGDHERSG, from the coding sequence GTGGTCACCACGGACGAGCAGATCGAGCGGGTCCGCGAACTCGTGGCCTCCGTGCCCGCGGGCCGGGTCGTGACCTACGGCGACATCGCCGGTGCCGCGGGCCTGTCGAGTGCACGCACCGTCGGCTGGATCATGCGGACCGATTCCGCGGACCTGCCGTGGCACCGCGTGGTCCCCGCCTCCGGGCGACCGGCCGCGCACCTCGCACGCCGGCAACTCGCACGCCTCGAACTCGAAGGTGTCCCGATCTCCGGCGACCGGATCGATCTCACCCGGGCACGGCACCGGTTCCCGCCGGACTCAGGCGATCACGAGCGGAGCGGATGA
- a CDS encoding uroporphyrinogen-III synthase — protein MSDDNVPLRGFTIGVTAARRADEFATLLTRRGAEVVHAPAIRIIPLSDDDELERVTRCIVAQPPDITIATTAIGFRGWMGAAEGWGLADDLAQALGASRILARGPKVTGAIRAAELREEWSPSSESSAEVLELLLNEGVAGRRIAVQLHGERTEWEPGTDVCEALRAAGADVVPVPVYRWTPPEDLTALDRMIEQIVERGLDAVSFTSAPAVASMLMRAKETGWLEPMLRSLRTGVTAVCVGPVTAAPLTELDVPVSMPHRSRLGSLARHIAEELPRRAVRIEAGGHVLSPRGRCVIVDGTVRCLPPAGMALMRTLVARAGLVVSREELLAALPGGGGDTHAVETAVARVRSALGAPAIVQTVVKRGYRLAVDPEGMHP, from the coding sequence GTGAGCGACGACAACGTGCCGCTGCGGGGATTCACCATCGGCGTGACGGCAGCTCGGCGTGCCGACGAGTTCGCCACGCTCCTTACCAGGCGTGGGGCCGAGGTCGTGCACGCCCCCGCCATCCGCATCATCCCGCTGTCCGACGACGACGAACTCGAGCGTGTCACCCGTTGCATCGTCGCGCAGCCCCCGGACATCACGATCGCCACCACAGCGATCGGGTTCCGCGGGTGGATGGGCGCAGCGGAAGGCTGGGGACTCGCCGACGACCTCGCGCAGGCACTCGGCGCGAGCCGGATCCTCGCCCGTGGCCCGAAGGTCACGGGCGCGATCCGGGCCGCCGAACTCCGCGAGGAGTGGTCCCCTTCCTCGGAATCGTCCGCCGAGGTGCTCGAACTCCTGCTGAACGAGGGTGTCGCCGGCCGCCGCATCGCGGTGCAGTTGCACGGTGAGCGCACCGAATGGGAACCCGGGACCGACGTGTGCGAGGCGCTGCGCGCTGCGGGCGCCGACGTCGTGCCCGTCCCGGTCTACCGGTGGACGCCCCCCGAGGATCTCACCGCGCTCGACCGGATGATCGAGCAGATCGTGGAACGTGGACTCGACGCCGTGAGCTTCACCAGCGCACCGGCCGTCGCGTCGATGCTCATGCGGGCCAAGGAGACCGGCTGGCTCGAGCCGATGCTGCGGTCGCTGCGCACCGGCGTCACCGCCGTGTGCGTCGGTCCCGTCACCGCGGCACCGCTCACCGAACTCGACGTGCCCGTCAGCATGCCCCACCGATCCCGGTTGGGTTCGCTCGCCCGGCACATCGCCGAGGAACTTCCCCGGCGGGCCGTGCGCATCGAGGCCGGCGGTCACGTGCTCAGCCCGCGAGGGCGCTGCGTGATCGTCGACGGCACCGTGCGGTGCCTTCCCCCTGCCGGGATGGCCCTGATGCGCACGCTCGTCGCGCGCGCCGGTCTCGTCGTCTCCCGCGAGGAACTCCTCGCTGCCCTGCCCGGTGGGGGTGGCGACACCCACGCCGTCGAAACCGCGGTCGCCCGGGTGCGCTCGGCTCTCGGCGCACCGGCGATCGTGCAGACCGTCGTCAAGCGTGGCTACCGCCTCGCCGTCGACCCGGAAGGAATGCATCCATGA
- a CDS encoding alpha/beta fold hydrolase, with the protein MSATELLHTHLFGPDDGPEVLALHGLTGHGRRWRNLAERHLPHLRFVAPDLRGHGRSPWTPPWSFEAHVADLTAVLDAHTTGPVTVVGHSFGGALALHLAAAVPDRVRALVLLDPAIGLPADRMLEIADLTLHNPDYTDEAEARAEKVHGDWGEVAPELLDEEIAEHLVELDSGRVNWRICVPALVTSWGELARGPVLPPAGIPTIFVRAGKVQPPYTTANFRRDLAERLGDDLTLLEFDCDHMIDQARPAETAELVARMV; encoded by the coding sequence GTGAGTGCCACGGAGCTTCTGCACACCCATCTGTTCGGGCCGGACGACGGGCCGGAGGTCCTCGCCCTGCACGGACTCACCGGTCACGGTCGACGCTGGCGGAACCTCGCCGAACGGCACCTGCCCCACCTGCGGTTCGTCGCTCCGGACCTGCGGGGACACGGCCGGTCGCCGTGGACTCCCCCGTGGTCGTTCGAGGCGCACGTCGCCGATCTGACGGCGGTGCTGGACGCGCACACCACCGGTCCCGTCACCGTGGTGGGCCATTCCTTCGGGGGTGCCCTCGCGCTGCATCTCGCCGCCGCGGTGCCCGACCGGGTGCGGGCGCTGGTGCTCCTCGATCCGGCGATCGGTCTCCCGGCCGACCGGATGCTCGAGATCGCCGACCTCACCCTCCACAATCCCGACTACACGGACGAGGCCGAGGCCCGGGCCGAGAAGGTCCACGGCGACTGGGGCGAGGTGGCACCCGAACTGCTCGACGAGGAGATCGCCGAGCACCTCGTCGAACTCGACTCGGGGCGCGTCAACTGGCGGATCTGCGTACCGGCGCTGGTGACCTCGTGGGGCGAACTGGCCCGCGGACCCGTCCTGCCGCCGGCCGGTATCCCGACGATCTTCGTACGGGCCGGGAAGGTGCAGCCCCCGTACACCACGGCGAATTTCCGTCGCGACCTCGCGGAACGACTCGGCGACGACCTGACCCTGCTCGAATTCGACTGCGACCACATGATCGACCAGGCCCGTCCCGCCGAGACCGCCGAACTCGTGGCCCGGATGGTGTAG
- the nirB gene encoding nitrite reductase large subunit NirB: MSRKNVVVVGHGMVAHRFVEALRVRDEQNSWSVTVLGEEADAAYDRVGLSSYVGAWDRKELALAGNDYAADDLVDLRVGTRAVGIDRAARTVTTAGGDVLPYDSLVLATGSYPFVPPVPGHDLPGCFVYRTLDDLDGIRAAAERAKAAGLAGIVIGGGLLGLEAANALRLLGVTPHVVEYNNRLMPAQVDEGGGRVLDRLVTDLGLVTHTGVGTEKIESGPEALQVTLSDGTVLEAGLVIFSAGVRPQDELAREAGLELGGRGGVLTDRTCRSTSDEAVYAIGECAAVEGTCYGLVAPGYSTAEVVADRLVGGTAEFPGADLSTKLKLLGVDVASFGDAHATTPGALEVVLSDSAKGTYAKLVVSDDARTLLGGILVGDASAYGNLRPLVGRELPGDPATLISPVGEKPGAGALPDDAEVCSCNGVTKGAICGAISEGACDIAQVKSCTSAGTTCGGCLPSIKQLLAQSGVQMSKALCEHFEQSRAELFEIVQATGIRTFSALIAQYGTGHGCDICKPVVASILASTDSDHILHPKQAGLQDTNDHFLANIQKNGTYSVVPRMPGGECTPEQLIVIGEVARDFGLYVKMTGGQRIDLFGARVEQLPQIWKRLVDAGMESGQAYGKSLRTVKSCVGSTWCRYGVQDSVGMAVALELRYRGLRSPHKLKMGVSGCARECAEARGKDVGVIATENGWNLYVCGNGGQSPKHAQLLAGGLDDETLVRYIDRFLMFYIRTADRLQRTAPWLDALEGGLEHLKEVVCDDALGIADDLEAAMAKHVDGYKDEWAGVLEDPEKLARFVSFVNAPEQPDPTVRFDDSGPRKVPVLVGMPGIGPGTGA; this comes from the coding sequence ATGAGCCGCAAGAACGTCGTCGTCGTCGGACACGGAATGGTCGCCCACCGCTTCGTCGAAGCCCTGCGTGTCCGCGACGAGCAGAACAGCTGGTCGGTGACCGTGCTCGGCGAGGAGGCCGACGCCGCCTACGACCGCGTGGGACTGTCGTCCTACGTCGGAGCCTGGGACCGCAAGGAACTCGCTCTCGCCGGAAACGACTACGCAGCAGACGATCTCGTCGACCTGCGCGTCGGCACCCGCGCCGTGGGAATCGACCGCGCGGCCCGCACCGTCACCACCGCCGGCGGCGACGTTCTGCCCTACGACAGCCTCGTCCTCGCGACCGGCTCGTACCCCTTCGTGCCGCCGGTGCCCGGCCACGACCTGCCCGGCTGCTTCGTCTACCGCACGCTCGACGATCTCGACGGCATCCGCGCCGCCGCCGAACGCGCCAAGGCCGCCGGCCTCGCGGGCATCGTCATCGGTGGTGGCCTGCTCGGACTCGAAGCCGCCAACGCGCTGCGCCTGCTGGGAGTGACGCCGCACGTCGTCGAGTACAACAACCGGCTCATGCCCGCCCAGGTCGACGAGGGCGGCGGCCGGGTCCTCGACCGTCTCGTCACCGACCTCGGCCTCGTCACCCACACCGGGGTGGGCACCGAGAAGATCGAGTCCGGACCGGAGGCGCTGCAGGTGACCCTGTCCGACGGGACCGTCCTCGAGGCCGGACTCGTGATCTTCTCCGCCGGCGTCCGTCCCCAGGACGAGCTCGCCCGGGAGGCCGGACTCGAACTCGGCGGCCGCGGCGGTGTGCTCACCGACCGTACCTGCCGGAGCACCTCGGACGAGGCCGTCTACGCCATCGGCGAATGCGCCGCCGTCGAGGGCACCTGCTACGGACTCGTCGCCCCCGGTTACAGCACCGCCGAGGTCGTCGCCGACCGGCTCGTCGGCGGTACCGCCGAGTTCCCCGGCGCCGACCTGTCGACGAAGCTCAAGCTGCTCGGCGTGGACGTCGCGAGCTTCGGTGACGCCCACGCGACGACGCCCGGCGCCCTCGAGGTCGTGCTCTCCGACTCCGCGAAGGGCACCTACGCCAAGCTCGTCGTCTCCGACGACGCCAGGACCCTGCTCGGCGGCATCCTCGTCGGCGACGCCTCCGCCTACGGCAACCTGCGACCGCTCGTGGGCCGCGAACTGCCGGGGGATCCGGCCACGCTGATCTCCCCGGTGGGGGAGAAGCCGGGCGCCGGTGCGCTACCCGACGACGCCGAGGTGTGCTCGTGCAACGGTGTCACCAAGGGCGCGATCTGCGGCGCGATCTCCGAAGGTGCCTGCGACATCGCGCAGGTCAAGTCGTGCACGAGCGCCGGCACCACCTGCGGCGGTTGTCTCCCGAGCATCAAGCAGCTGCTCGCCCAGTCGGGTGTGCAGATGTCGAAGGCCCTGTGCGAGCACTTCGAGCAGTCGCGCGCCGAGCTGTTCGAGATCGTCCAGGCCACCGGCATCCGCACCTTCTCCGCGCTCATCGCCCAGTACGGCACCGGACACGGCTGCGACATCTGCAAGCCGGTGGTGGCCTCGATCCTCGCGTCCACCGACTCCGACCACATCCTGCACCCCAAGCAGGCCGGTCTGCAGGACACGAACGACCACTTCCTCGCCAACATCCAGAAGAACGGCACCTACTCGGTCGTGCCGCGCATGCCCGGTGGCGAGTGCACCCCCGAGCAGCTCATCGTGATCGGTGAGGTGGCACGCGATTTCGGTCTCTACGTGAAGATGACCGGCGGTCAACGCATCGACCTGTTCGGTGCCCGCGTCGAACAGCTCCCGCAGATCTGGAAGCGTCTCGTCGACGCCGGCATGGAATCCGGGCAGGCGTACGGCAAGTCGCTGCGCACCGTCAAGAGCTGTGTCGGCTCCACCTGGTGCCGCTACGGCGTGCAGGACTCGGTCGGGATGGCCGTCGCTCTCGAATTGCGTTACCGCGGACTGCGATCGCCCCACAAGCTCAAGATGGGGGTGTCGGGATGCGCCCGTGAGTGCGCCGAGGCACGCGGCAAGGATGTCGGTGTCATCGCGACGGAGAACGGCTGGAACCTGTACGTGTGCGGCAACGGCGGCCAGTCGCCCAAGCACGCACAGCTCCTCGCCGGTGGTCTCGACGACGAGACCCTCGTCCGGTACATCGACCGGTTCCTGATGTTCTACATCCGCACCGCCGACCGGCTCCAGCGCACCGCTCCGTGGCTCGACGCACTCGAGGGCGGCCTCGAGCACCTCAAGGAGGTCGTGTGCGACGATGCCCTCGGTATCGCCGACGATCTCGAGGCTGCGATGGCCAAGCACGTCGACGGCTACAAGGACGAGTGGGCCGGCGTCCTCGAGGATCCGGAGAAGCTGGCGCGGTTCGTCTCGTTCGTCAACGCGCCCGAGCAGCCCGACCCCACCGTCCGCTTCGACGACAGCGGCCCCCGCAAGGTCCCCGTCCTCGTGGGTATGCCGGGCATCGGACCCGGAACCGGGGCGTGA
- a CDS encoding NTP transferase domain-containing protein, whose protein sequence is MSTLTHVEAVIVAGGRATRMGGVDKPALTVGGRTMLDTALDAVEGCARVTVVGPHRDDLDPHVLQIQETPPGAGPVAALAAADPVADLVVTLAADLPFVTPKTVAALLKSLNEDVAAEAAFAVDDTGRVQFLLAAWRTPALAARLDSLGGDVANRPMKALLPERYVTVPVSEATDCDTPADLEAARAGSATARVAPDPDHARRILREALSPLPSRTVPVEEAQGATLAAPLVAAEALPRVRTSAMDGYAVAGDGPWLLRNEIRYAGDGGSLTLGDGEAARIATGAHLPAGATAVVRDEFVRVEGGFVTRLPDAPVRDDARRRGEDWESGTVLAEAGTAVSPAVVSAAASGEVTELRVRGPLRVHIALTGDEIRRTGPLREGQTRDSLGPILPDFVRWCGATVVGEGHLRDTADGFDALFTGTDADAIVIVGATGGGAADQLRGALARARAQVVVERVRCKPGGSQVAATLPDGRAVLGLPGNPVAAVATLLVMLPAIADGRTLRTPATPVTAPLANASEVVGDITRLLPARQDGQGRWLCDNTIRTAHLAGLIGRSAIAVVPPGAVDGDRVELLPLPR, encoded by the coding sequence ATGAGCACGCTCACCCACGTCGAAGCCGTGATCGTCGCGGGAGGCCGCGCGACCCGCATGGGAGGCGTCGACAAGCCCGCTCTGACCGTCGGCGGCCGCACGATGCTGGACACCGCCCTCGACGCGGTCGAGGGGTGCGCGCGGGTGACGGTGGTGGGTCCGCACCGCGACGATCTCGACCCCCACGTGCTGCAGATCCAGGAGACACCGCCCGGCGCGGGTCCGGTCGCGGCACTGGCAGCGGCGGATCCGGTCGCCGATCTCGTGGTCACTCTCGCCGCCGACCTTCCGTTCGTCACCCCGAAGACCGTCGCGGCCCTGTTGAAGTCCCTGAACGAGGATGTGGCGGCCGAGGCCGCCTTCGCGGTGGACGACACCGGACGGGTGCAGTTCCTGCTCGCCGCGTGGCGGACACCGGCGCTGGCCGCGCGTCTGGACTCACTCGGTGGAGACGTCGCGAACCGGCCCATGAAAGCGTTGTTGCCCGAGCGGTACGTCACCGTCCCGGTCTCCGAAGCGACCGACTGCGACACCCCCGCCGATCTGGAGGCGGCGCGCGCCGGATCCGCGACCGCCCGTGTGGCCCCCGACCCCGACCACGCGCGGAGAATCCTACGAGAAGCATTGTCACCGTTGCCTTCCCGCACCGTTCCGGTCGAGGAGGCGCAAGGCGCCACGTTGGCGGCACCGCTCGTCGCGGCGGAGGCGCTGCCTCGCGTCCGGACCTCGGCCATGGACGGTTACGCGGTGGCGGGCGACGGACCGTGGTTGCTGCGCAACGAGATCCGCTACGCCGGTGACGGGGGCTCGCTCACGCTCGGCGACGGAGAGGCCGCCCGGATCGCGACGGGCGCCCACCTGCCGGCCGGCGCGACCGCTGTCGTGCGCGACGAGTTCGTCCGTGTGGAGGGCGGTTTCGTCACCCGTCTGCCCGATGCACCCGTGCGCGACGACGCGCGTCGCCGCGGGGAGGACTGGGAGTCGGGGACGGTCCTTGCCGAGGCCGGCACCGCCGTGAGCCCGGCGGTCGTCTCCGCAGCCGCCAGCGGTGAGGTCACCGAGCTTCGGGTGCGCGGTCCGCTGCGTGTGCACATCGCGCTTACCGGCGACGAGATCCGTCGCACCGGTCCTCTCCGCGAGGGGCAGACGCGCGACTCGCTGGGTCCGATACTTCCCGACTTCGTCCGCTGGTGCGGCGCTACGGTGGTCGGCGAAGGACATCTCCGTGACACCGCGGACGGATTCGACGCGTTGTTCACGGGCACCGACGCCGATGCGATCGTCATCGTCGGCGCGACGGGTGGTGGCGCCGCCGACCAGTTGCGCGGTGCGCTGGCGCGGGCCCGCGCGCAGGTGGTCGTCGAACGCGTCCGGTGCAAGCCCGGCGGATCGCAGGTCGCGGCGACGCTGCCGGACGGCCGTGCAGTGCTGGGACTGCCCGGGAATCCGGTGGCGGCGGTGGCGACGCTGCTGGTGATGCTGCCTGCGATCGCCGACGGCCGCACCCTCCGTACCCCGGCGACTCCTGTGACCGCTCCACTGGCGAATGCCTCGGAGGTCGTCGGCGACATCACGCGGTTGCTGCCCGCCCGTCAGGACGGGCAGGGACGATGGTTGTGCGACAACACGATTCGCACGGCGCATCTCGCCGGTCTCATCGGACGCAGCGCGATCGCCGTGGTGCCGCCGGGAGCGGTGGACGGCGATCGCGTCGAATTGTTGCCGCTCCCCCGCTGA
- the nirD gene encoding nitrite reductase small subunit NirD — translation MTVIETHTVGGSTRDSVFDGRLEWTSACPLSHLIPGRGVAVLLRGGEQVALFLLDDGTLRAVGNFDPFGRAAVMSRGIVGDRGGEPTVASPLLKQVFSLDDGRCLDDPSVRLPVYEVRVWAGVVQIHSLVPRDRRHEDATGEGS, via the coding sequence ATGACCGTCATCGAGACGCATACCGTAGGGGGATCGACGCGCGACAGCGTGTTCGACGGGCGGCTGGAATGGACCTCGGCCTGTCCGCTCAGCCATCTCATTCCGGGCCGCGGCGTGGCCGTGCTGCTGCGCGGCGGCGAGCAGGTGGCCCTGTTCCTGCTCGACGACGGAACCCTGCGCGCAGTGGGCAACTTCGATCCGTTCGGCCGCGCCGCGGTGATGTCCCGCGGCATCGTGGGCGACCGGGGCGGAGAGCCCACCGTGGCCTCGCCGCTGCTCAAGCAGGTCTTCTCCCTCGACGACGGCCGGTGCCTCGACGATCCGTCGGTGCGTCTGCCCGTCTATGAGGTGCGCGTGTGGGCGGGAGTCGTCCAGATCCACAGCCTCGTCCCGCGCGACCGGCGGCACGAGGATGCGACCGGAGAGGGTTCGTGA